A portion of the Rhodococcus sp. 4CII genome contains these proteins:
- the folP gene encoding dihydropteroate synthase, which translates to MTIDFSPPRYHSNLRNAPSTTRPGTEPLKVMGILNLTPDSFWSGSRYAATEEAIAAGEAIFEAGAWAVDIGGESTRPGAVPVSPAAELERIAPIISALARKGRVSVDTRHDAVAEEAVRLGASIVNDVSGTLHNVAGRLRCGYVGMHSHTVPVSVDGHPVYDDVVTEVSTHLTGIAAAARAEGVGEMWIDPGIGFGKSLEDNVELLRRLPAICALGVPVLLGVSRKSFIGKVTGREVGERLPGSLALIAPAWSAGVDVIRVHDVPQTLDTIAMLEAVWGATSS; encoded by the coding sequence ATGACAATCGACTTTTCGCCACCCCGGTACCATTCCAACCTCCGCAACGCGCCGAGCACGACCCGGCCCGGCACCGAGCCCCTGAAGGTGATGGGCATCCTCAACCTCACCCCGGATTCCTTCTGGTCCGGCAGCCGCTATGCCGCAACCGAGGAGGCGATCGCCGCGGGCGAGGCGATTTTCGAGGCGGGCGCCTGGGCGGTGGATATCGGCGGTGAATCAACACGCCCCGGCGCGGTCCCGGTCTCGCCGGCCGCCGAACTCGAACGCATCGCGCCGATCATATCGGCTCTCGCGAGGAAGGGCCGGGTCTCCGTCGATACCCGACACGACGCGGTGGCGGAGGAGGCGGTCCGGCTGGGCGCGTCGATCGTCAACGACGTCTCCGGGACCCTGCACAACGTCGCCGGCCGACTGAGGTGCGGATACGTCGGGATGCACTCGCACACCGTCCCGGTGTCGGTCGATGGACATCCGGTCTACGACGACGTCGTCACAGAGGTCTCCACGCACCTGACCGGCATCGCCGCGGCGGCCCGCGCCGAGGGAGTTGGAGAAATGTGGATCGACCCCGGCATCGGCTTCGGAAAGTCACTCGAAGACAACGTGGAACTTCTGCGCCGGTTGCCGGCGATCTGCGCCCTCGGTGTGCCGGTACTGCTGGGCGTCAGCCGGAAGTCGTTCATCGGAAAGGTGACCGGTCGCGAGGTAGGTGAGCGCCTGCCGGGTTCACTGGCACTCATCGCACCGGCATGGTCGGCGGGGGTCGATGTAATCCGGGTGCATGATGTGCCGCAGACACTCGACACGATCGCGATGCTCGAGGCGGTATGGGGTGCCACGTCGTCGTAG